One Nocardia sp. BMG111209 DNA segment encodes these proteins:
- a CDS encoding LysM peptidoglycan-binding domain-containing protein — MRTAISEFDTATTDSAPRAELRGPVATRPRSAAYACLAGAQRPASRRPEAVVAAPARMAGRPRGLDAAARVERAQLGLATLAAAALLSAAAVAGLIALAQIRSADANAVRTELVQVGEGESLADVAQRVDPEDPARAVVRKIVELNGLQGAEVAPGRTLIVPVRAH; from the coding sequence ATGCGCACTGCGATCAGCGAATTCGACACCGCCACCACCGATTCGGCCCCCCGCGCCGAGCTTCGGGGGCCGGTGGCGACCCGGCCCCGATCGGCGGCCTACGCCTGTCTCGCCGGTGCGCAACGACCTGCGAGCCGGCGACCCGAGGCGGTCGTCGCGGCGCCGGCGCGGATGGCGGGCCGCCCGCGCGGGCTCGACGCGGCGGCGCGGGTCGAGCGGGCGCAGCTCGGCCTCGCCACCCTCGCGGCGGCCGCGCTGCTCAGCGCCGCCGCGGTCGCCGGGCTGATCGCGCTGGCGCAGATCCGCTCGGCCGACGCGAACGCCGTGCGCACGGAGCTGGTGCAGGTCGGCGAGGGTGAGTCGCTGGCCGATGTGGCGCAGCGGGTCGACCCGGAGGATCCGGCCCGTGCGGTGGTGCGCAAGATCGTGGAGCTCAACGGTTTACAGGGTGCCGAGGTGGCGCCGGGGCGGACGCTGATCGTGCCCGTCCGCGCGCACTGA